The DNA window GAATTTTTGTCCCATTTCGGGACCTGGTCCAGCAGTCGTCAGACATTTCATAATGGATTAGATCCGCGCTATAGTCGTACCGTGGATTCTGCAAATCCCCCAACCGACGCTCCTCCTGCGAAGCAAGAGGATTTCAACGCTGCCGCTTACTGTCCGAACTGTTCGTCTCGCCTGAAGGACTCACGCTGCAAGATGGTGTGCCAGAATTGCGGCTTCTTCCTAAGCTGTTCAGACTTCTACTGATTTTTCCGCCAACACATGCCAGCTCTGGAGTGCGGGTAATCGCGCCTCAAGATAGAGCGCCCCACCCATCGGGACTGAATTCTCCTCCACTCTTCTGCACAACTTGCCTTCTTCAGCACGCCCCGCGGTATTGCTCGGGGCCATTTTTCTTAGTGAAACGCCGGCCGTGCGCTTCTCGCCCATCCTGCTATCGTTAACGGGGATGAAGCTATGAAAAAGCCGAAACTCCTGACGATCTTTGCCTCCTTCGCCGTCGTGTTCACGATCACGCACCTCTTCCGCGCGCAAACGCAGAAGCCGACCACGTACAGCGACTACCGCACCCAGGCCCCCGGCGTCGCGCACAAGATCACCGTCGCCGATCTGCCGGAGCCCTATGCAAGCAAGGCAGTGGACAACGGCCCGCGCCTCGTTCCCCGCCCGAAGGACGCATGGCCGAAAGCTCCCGCGGGATTCAAAGTCGATCTCTATGCCAGCGGCCTCGAGAATCCGCGCGAGATCCGCACCGCACCGAACGGCGACCTCTTTCTGGCCGAGAGCGATCCGGGAATCATCAAGGTCTTTCGCGGCGTGACAAAGGACGGCAAAGCCGAGCGCAGCGAGAACTTCGCTACCGGCCTCAACAAGCCTTTCGGAATCGCCTTTTATCCCGTCGGACCGAATCCGCAGTGGATCTACATCGGCAACACCGGTTCGGTCGTTCGCTTTCCCTACAGCAACGGCGACCTGAAGGCTCGCGGCCAAAGCGAGAAGATTGCCGATCTTCCAGGTGGCGGCCGCTTGCGTGGCGGCGGACACTGGACCCGCGACATCGCGTTCTCCAACGACGGCAAGAAGATGTACGTCTCCGTCGGCTCACATTCCAATGTCGACGACACCGACAACAATCCCGTGGAGTTCGAGCGCGCCGACGTGCTCGAGTTCAATCCTGACGGCTCCGGACGCCGCGTCTTCGCCTCCGGCATTCGCAATTGCGTCGGAATTGCCGTCAATCCCAAAACGGGCGAGCCGTGGTGTTCAGTCAACGAGCGCGACAACATCGGCGACGACCTACCGCCGGAGTACATCACTCATGTCCAAGATGGAGGCTTCTACGGATGGCCCTGGTATTACATCGGCGGGCACCAGGATCCGCGCCATAAAGGGAAGCATCCCGAGCTGAAGGACAAGGTGATCGTCCCCGACGTCCTCGTGCAACCGCACAACGCCTCGCTCGAGATGCTCTTCTACGATGGAAAACAATTTCCAGCGAAATACGAGGGTGACATCTTTGCCTCCGAGCACGGCTCCTGGAACCGCAAGCTACGCACCGGTTACGAAGTGATCCGCGTGCCCTTGCACCAGACCGGCCACGCCAGCGGCGAATACGAAGACTTCCTAACCGGCTTTGTAACTCCCGACGGCGACGTCTGGGGACGCCCAGTCGGAGTCGCAGTCGCCCCAGACGGATCATTGCTGGTAAGCGACGACGGATCAGAGTCAATCTGGCGCGTCAGCTACACCGGCAACTAGAACCAAGTCGGCGACCGCCGGCGTTACCCAGTGCGACATCATAGGCGCGTCTGGTGGGCGCGAGCACGCTTGCGCACCTAAGCCCAGTTGTGGTCAGATGCTGCCCCCGGATTCTTCGATCCAAGGAGTATTTATGCGTGCATTGAACCGGCAGACAGTCCTGGCTTGCTTTCTCTTGTTTGCCCTCGCGGCCATGGGCCAAACCAATACGCCCGATAATCCGACCTGGTGGAACAAATACCAGTATCTCTCGACGCATTCCC is part of the Terriglobales bacterium genome and encodes:
- a CDS encoding sorbosone dehydrogenase family protein, with protein sequence MKKPKLLTIFASFAVVFTITHLFRAQTQKPTTYSDYRTQAPGVAHKITVADLPEPYASKAVDNGPRLVPRPKDAWPKAPAGFKVDLYASGLENPREIRTAPNGDLFLAESDPGIIKVFRGVTKDGKAERSENFATGLNKPFGIAFYPVGPNPQWIYIGNTGSVVRFPYSNGDLKARGQSEKIADLPGGGRLRGGGHWTRDIAFSNDGKKMYVSVGSHSNVDDTDNNPVEFERADVLEFNPDGSGRRVFASGIRNCVGIAVNPKTGEPWCSVNERDNIGDDLPPEYITHVQDGGFYGWPWYYIGGHQDPRHKGKHPELKDKVIVPDVLVQPHNASLEMLFYDGKQFPAKYEGDIFASEHGSWNRKLRTGYEVIRVPLHQTGHASGEYEDFLTGFVTPDGDVWGRPVGVAVAPDGSLLVSDDGSESIWRVSYTGN